The genome window CATTTTTTTCGAAGTAAAAGACTTCTTCTTTAACACAACTGTAATGCTATTGGGAGTGAAGTTTTCTTCTTATGTCAAATCCACAAAGAGTCAATATGGGAACTGTTTGACTGTggattaatcagttctatttcaataaagtattcgttttaaatgatttatgtttaattaaataattacataacaatgcatattattatttttttaaattcatggtCCCTAGTATATGTAAACACTTTATCAGAATGACCAACTTTTTAGTGCTGGGAGTGACGAAGTAACACAATATTTTGTTAGATTGATCTCCACACATTATCCAAGGAGTCTTCATCtagtatcttctatttgatgaaaaatgctgatgataatttatagccatcttaacaaatgacagtcaatacaaataacttataagtaattacaatatatatatagatttaataaattgttcctggattgaatgatagaattgatgatgacaaggcTGAACAGTTAATACAGAATAACTAATaaactttcaatttaattttcctaatggaTTTGTGTGAAATCCAACAATATTCTTCGTCCCTTTCTGTAGTCCACTATGGCAAAGTGATCCTCTGTAGAAACTGAGACTTAGCTTCATATGCTTCCCTACAACGTGGAAGATCCTCAATGGCTTTGAAtgtgttttaataaaatgacgaccttgtcaaattgtagaatAAAAACTGTAGATTGTGTCTCTTTTTTTATAGGATGGACAATATAAACAAAGCACGTAACTACTTATACAacatgacgtcactattacaaACGTGGTAGAAGTGAAACATCAGTCATaaacacgttatggtataaccttgtatttctattaaccttggggtgAAGGAGAGTCTGGGTTAGAAACCGATTTAAGGTAGACGAAATTGATGTTGGTAGAAGGCTTGAAGAGTGCTCCATTTGTTCCTTAAGAAACTTTGTCCTCTTGTTATCACAATTGATCAGAGGAGctaattttctttctatatattatttcctttctttttttagaagagcttcttcaaataaataattttcagggATAGAAATGGTTAATTCCATGGATGAAATGCGATTCATGAACAATTTAATTTCTCTAATCTTGGACCACTCTTCATTCTTACAATTCCATAATGATCAGAGGAGAACATCAATacgtgatattttttatttcttttatcttactaatgtattaaatattttttatttcttttatcttactattgtattagatatttttttttttcattaaaatctatattttgctGATTCTTAAAAGATATAGAAATCATTCCACTGCTGCAATCGGCCAAAAAATTGGAATGTATATCTACCAGAAAAAGAATAGAGATTTTCTCTACTTTCTTGAGTATTGGAATGTATGCTAAAAAGGAtcatagtaatttaattttttttctaacctcTGAACAGCACTGAAAAAATAGATGACAACATACAACCTATTATGAAAGAAATTACTCACCCAAAGTTGTCACATTGAATTTCAAATCGAGGAACAAAATTATAGTGCATTACTTCATGGGATAAAAGTGAAGTATTACAATTAGAACCTTTCTTGCAAGCTTCTTGTAATAAGCATAGAGaaagtaaaaatacataatgtttttttaaattacaatatattaataaatttgtgcCACttgtttgtcatttttttaacggTATTCTGGTTGGTATGTTTTTAGAAAGCATCTAATACgtaaatttttctttccttctatATCAACATAGTAGGATTTTCCATATTCTCAAGTGTTTATAATTACTCCACGTATATCCCacatctttatttttagattttggaTCCTAACATAATCTCCAGGAATCAAAAGGGTTCGATTTGTAGATGTGTAATAGTAGTATTTTTTGGATGAGAGgtctttctctctcttcttcTCTTTCACCCCCTCAAAGTTGGAGGCATTATGAGAGTGTAGACAATGGGCAATGCTGGAAGCCGAGTTCTTTTTGAGTCGCCAAATACTAATCAAGCTGGACTGAGTCCATCAGATCTGTTGTATTTCTCCATTCCAGTTGTGATGAACGAAATGAAGCCAGTCATTAGATTTATTGAGGATCTTCTTCATGGATTTGACGACAGCCTCTGCATACACGTTGGATTGGGGCAGTATGGGATGCAAGCTCCAGTTTAATCCTAAATCTATGCAGAAGATCAAGAATTCTGTCTGGAATGGTGGTCCACCATCAGTTCGAATATGCATTGGAAGCCCCAATCTTCAAACCATGTCAACCTGATATCAGTGACTGACTCATTAAGGGCCACCATCAATAGTTGTCCACAAAtacaagatacatttttttgttgaccTCCATTATGTCGGAAGGCACGGTTTCTAAGGGCCTTGACGCTGAAGATTATTGCAGTGATTCTAAAGGTAATGAGGGATCTAGATTTTGGCATCATAAAGCAAATGGAATTAGAGACTATAGACGAATGATCTTTAAGTCATAAAGAATTGTCAGTAAAAATGATGGACTACTTGAAATGGAACCCGACGACTGGATAGTAAATTTAATGTTGTGTGGTGTTCGGGATGAAGATATCAGATAAAAACATTGAGTTGTCGATAAATGAATGACCACTCCCTCTTTTAGGTTTCTATTTAAGTTATGAGGAGCCTATTACCCCATCTCATGTATGTCTCACTCGAACACAAGGAACACTTCCTGAATTATgtagtaaaattgtaaatttaaaaattagttatatatatggAAGTCGTCTTCGTGACCATTTTTGGAAACGATGGTCCTGGCACTAGGTGCAACAGCTACAAGTCCGAGATAAATGGAAGGATTGCGTCGACAGTGAACGCCAAACACAAAAACACAACCACAAAACATTGTGTTATACTAGATATGTCAAACCCGCGTTTCTAAAAAAGCAAGTAACAAAATTCGAACAATCCGAAAGAATTCGTAATAGCAGCCTAAAAGAGTTGGCATGGGTAAAAACTTACGTTAAGACTTTAGATACTCAGAGGAATCAGAACCAAGAGGACCAAGAGTACGACTTGAACTTGAAAAGGTGGACTGAAATACAGCTCGGAATGTTGGATTTAATGGatcattacttttaaaaaatatatatatttagaattaaaaaattgtataatttagataaaaattgattttgaatattgCCAGAAAACCTATGAAAGgcataaaagataaatatgacaGAATAAAAAGGCAAAATAGTTACTGATATAGtttaatacacattttaaaatttaaatttatccttgtcgtttatcaatatatttacgCTGTGTGAATGATTTATCAATTGATTATTGTAATTACTTTCcagattcaaaattataaattattttcacttGAAGGCCATTTCATATTTGgggcttaaaatattttagggcCGACGTTTCTTTTATTGCTTAATTCCTAATTTTTAGTCACTATTTAAATAGGTacattactttaataaataaacaaaaaaataaataaataagagagGGGGGCGAtgtagcaataaaaaaatattgcatgcttataaaatacataaatgaatatattattttataagtgatAATCTTATTAATTGAATACTATTAGAATAATCATATTACTAGATTTTTTCTATGCCACgccattcaaaaatttgattctctatttatagttttacaagagaaatacacttttgaaataatacaaataaaaaaattattaattaaagctgaaaaataatcttcaaaataagatattaaaggCTTGAAGTATTGGGCGTGCTTCAAATTCTTTCATGCATAGGCTAACACACAAATTAACatgaaacaatatatttttttgggtatgTGCTTATTTTGACTTTAGTGCAATagaatattatcatatttatatgcatttatatttcACAACAAGTATGCTTATTAGACAAATCAAGGTCCTGCGTGTTTTTTGTGAGATAGTTTTGCAGATTTACAATCATTTTTATGAtcagtatttttcttttgaaaaaaaaaaatcacatagtAAATGTTTTCAATTGAAACTTTAACACCTCATAccttaactttttaataataatttaattttctttgatacAATCTTTAATCAGTAAACAATTATCCTTTCAATAAcatagaatattgaaatatattttttaaactttaacccaattttataatgaaacgcACATATGACGTGCTATATATGTTGTAACCCTTTCCATCCCATTTTCAGGttgaatgttgattttttgaGGTATCTAGGATCATATTAACATTATtcaatatagtaaaaaaactaCCTTATCCTGTTGCTGAGAAAATTATGGGACATTGCTCTCTCCCTCggtttaaagaattttttatccttaacaaatataagtttaattacactatccaacaaaatcacacatttttttatgtacaagaacagcatatgctcaatTTTTTACAGCTTGATCCCTTGATTACAAATATGACTTTTTCTCTAATAGCCTGGCTGCCTTCAGAATTAGGCCatacatttattgttatttttggctatttttaaggttcaaagctgtttaagccctcagtgttgaagacagggataaattatattaatatattttaaagctgaaattaaaaaaattctaaagttgtttttaaaatgtctgcatcatactttgaactcgaattatctttgtttatatgcatgaatctatttgtcttgaagctatgaaccTCTGAACAAAAGcacatttttttcactttaaggAATGATaattcgagttaaaagtatgatgcagacattttaaaaatggttttaaaattttttaacattaacataacttttttgtactaattttgctGTCGGACagtgttattaatttttttaaatttattctatatttgagtaattttaattcatattatacttgacaaaacaattatagatgatattattgaatatattatatgtggTAGTCATTTCGCCATAAAGCACCATATGTGTAGTAGATGTGTGACTTgaacgtattattatacgttctagctatcattcattattttcttggtTTTTCAATCTTAAGtatgattgaagaaaataaaaagattgggCTCAGAGTAGATTTAGGCATCGACATCATAGTAATTCAATTCTTGCctatgtttttgtatatttcctttcccTCCTCCCTAGTCAcatctgattgtagctgatctcctccgaaacattctttaaatggtcaggcttaccatgttaatttactctttttttacatcatatgattttcatcaaaaatgatatacCAGTTGATAAAGTGAAAAAAGATCCCTTCACACCGAGAGGGATACCAGTGTACCAAAGAACTTAAACATGAATAACTTCTTATGTATAAACTAGAACTTAGAAATATTTCAAACGTGCATAGATGtctcagtatatatatatatatatatacaaatatctatTTGATTAACAGATCATTTACTTCAAAATGATCTTAAAGCTAAATATGGTTtgagctggatttttttttttcaaatttggaaaattaaaatattcagtagtttacaaaatattcaaaagtcatttttgatgaatcattatagaatataaaatataatttgacacCTTAGctttcaagcaaaaaaaaaaacatacaaaaattcggttgaaaaataaccaatattgaatttataggGCAGTGGTCCCCCTGAGGGCGAAAGGGTTGACTCAAAAGATGAAATAGAGCTAATTCATAATTCAAtcaaactttggtgagtaaatttgccattgaataattttttgaaacacttttcttttcttccttttcattAAGTTGGCTCTTCGCttcaggaacaaaaaaaaaaaaaatgaaccatataaaattattttgatataattcgATTAAAAAAAGTGCTAAGGGGATTGATATTACTTCATGCCGATTGTTGAAGAAACTATTGGTCGGTTAACTTAAAGATACTGTAATAGTTTCACTGATGtgttaaattgtaatttgtgtATTATGTATgcctttcattttcaaataggttttaaaaaaaatatatatagttataatacaTACTCTATGTCattgaaattgataattttttaatggttaaactttcgatataaaaaaaatatattattaaaaattggttAGATATGAGgtgttaaagtttcaatttaaagCATTTACTACTTAATATAGGAACATTATTTTGCACTTTCGTCAAGCACAAAAAAGAGCGCGTTCCAAattcatttcagtgttccctgTATAAACTATGAAATATATGTGTGGACGTGTCATAagtgaaggaagaaaaaataacctaAGAGAAATATATGAGTAATATTAGAATAAAGTAGTTGCTTTATgtgttcatataataaaatgccttgtttaaaaaaatgttgctttTGCATAAATCTAAGGATCGGTGGAATTATAATTGGGATAATGACTGCTATTTTGGCCTTATTTTCCATCATTCCTTCTGGGTTATCACTCGgctattcaataaatttagctCAAATTGTGAcccatttaattgaaaaatataatcaaggtagttgaggataaaaaaaaatttggtcttattttagtatttaatatagtcaaataaaaataataatttttatgaaaattatcgAATTATATGTACACTAATAAATCAACAACAATAAtcctatttattttcattgtttttcattACAGATAACCAAAATcctaaaagttatttaatattttggggaACTGTGACAAGCTTTCTATCTATTGAGAAATCGTCTCTACCATCACAAAATCAAGAATCCGTAATTTGGCTCGGGGGAATTATGTACATCTTCttcataatttgtataattcttctgattggttattttatatg of Lepeophtheirus salmonis chromosome 12, UVic_Lsal_1.4, whole genome shotgun sequence contains these proteins:
- the LOC121126882 gene encoding uncharacterized protein, giving the protein MCSYNKMPCLKKCCFCINLRIGGIIIGIMTAILALFSIIPSGLSLGYSINLAQIVTHLIEKYNQDNQNPKSYLIFWGTVTSFLSIEKSSLPSQNQESVIWLGGIMYIFFIICIILLIGYFICSILLVIGTLKGKRWLIIPWIVATFLIIIGYLSGTVLSAWLFGFSYEVIFLLLFSFVEVSVILYIWLCVISVFQSLENGDITNHNWELKPRFTTKYDGVSTIEH